A window from Hemibagrus wyckioides isolate EC202008001 linkage group LG17, SWU_Hwy_1.0, whole genome shotgun sequence encodes these proteins:
- the rhoub gene encoding ras homolog family member Ub — protein sequence MDYNPLMAPPVPPHKPTSSRASSSQERLLKCVLLGDGAVGKTSLVVSYTTNGYPTKYVPTAFDNFSAVVQVDGQPLRLQLCDTAGQDEFDKLRHFCYSRTDVLLLCFSVVSPASFQNVFEKWVPEIRRRCPLTPFLLVGTQCDLRQDVKVLIELARRREQPVPEQDARALADKIGAVTYVECSALTQKNLKDVFDAAISAGLRQSERRARRERKVLSTADKMKMLSKAWWKKYVCIQ from the exons ATGGATTATAATCCTTTAATGGCTCCTCCGGTTCCGCCGCATAAACCGACGAGCAGCCGGGCATCGAGCTCACAGGAGCGGCTGCTGAAGTGTGTACTGCTCGGGGATGGAGCTGTGGGCAAAACGAGCCTGGTGGTCAGCTACACGACTAACGGCTATCCCACCAAATACGTCCCTACAGCCTTCGACAATTTCTCCG CGGTGGTACAAGTTGATGGACAGCCATTGCGACTGCAACTCTGTGACACAGCTGGACAG gaTGAGTTCGATAAGCTGAGGCACTTCTGCTACTCCCGCACAGATGTCCTGCTCCTCTGCTTCAGTGTGGTTAGTCCTGCTTCCTTCCAGAACGTGTTTGAGAAATGGGTGCCCGAGATCCGTCGGCGGTGTCCGCTCACCCCCTTCCTGCTGGTGGGCACGCAGTGCGACCTGCGCCAGGACGTCAAGGTGCTGATCGAACTCGCCAGGCGCCGTGAACAGCCCGTACCTGAGCAGGACGCCCGCGCTCTTGCTGACAAGATTGGCGCCGTGACATACGTAGAGTGCTCAGCTCTGACGCAGAAAAACCTGAAAGATGTGTTCGACGCTGCCATCTCAGCCGGCCTGCGCCAGTCAGAGAGACGCGCCAGACGGGAACGCAAGGTTCTCAGCACAGCTGATAAGATGAAGATGCTCTCCAAGGCCTGGTGGAAGAAATATGTGTGTATCCAATAA